A single genomic interval of Lathyrus oleraceus cultivar Zhongwan6 chromosome 7, CAAS_Psat_ZW6_1.0, whole genome shotgun sequence harbors:
- the LOC127108475 gene encoding pentatricopeptide repeat-containing protein At3g54980, mitochondrial: MRMRFSNNLTSIPPNNLRRLFSQLSTNPPPPQHFPDKINSPKPHPSTRLSQNHILETLLTHKSNPKSAFKFFKTVEKKRGFVKTVDVFCLLIHILSSTPETYSSVRNLLNVYVSSDSSPSAKILVEQLLECSGRYGFETDSRVFNYLLNSFVRANKITDAVECFRTMLDHDVVPWVPIMNILLTAMVRRNLIRSARELFDEMVERGMYGDCYTLHVVMRACLKEGKFEEAGKFFEEAKSRGLVLDAAAYSIVVQAVCKLPDVNLACGLLKEMRELGWVPSEGTYSAVVFTCAKQGNVKEALRVMDEMVSVGLPVNVIVARSLMKAHCVRGDVNLALKLFDEIVEGGVAPDVIMFSNLIDGFSIIGNMEKAYELYSQMKLMGIQPTVSILNSLLKGFRKQNLLENAYRLLDEAVELGIANVVTYNIVLMCLCESGKVDEACNLWDKMTSQGITPSLVSYNNLILGHCKKGCMDDAYCVLNDILERGFKPNVVTYTLLIDGFFKKGDSERAFVVFEQMKAANIAPTDHTFNTAINGLCKTGRVSETYDKLNNFIKQGFIPTSITYNSIINGFVKEGAIDSAMSAYREMCENGISPNVITYTSLINGFCKCNKIGMALEMHNEMKYKGMKLDVTAYSALIDGFCKMQDMGSASKFLAELLDVGLTPNTVVYNSMISGFRYLDNMEAALNLHQKMIQNKVPCDLQIYTSLIGGLLKEGKLSFALDLYSEMLSKGIVPDIIMYTVLINGLCNHGQLKNAGKILKEMNGNNITPSVLVYNTLIAGHFKEGNLQEAFRLHDEMLDKGLVPDDTTYDILVNGKLKISHTLAGA; encoded by the coding sequence ATGCGAATGAGGTTTTCCAACAACCTTACCTCAATCCCTCCGAACAATCTCCGCCGCCTCTTCTCCCAACTCTCCACCAACCCACCACCACCACAACATTTTCCCGACAAAATCAATTCACCAAAACCTCATCCCTCCACACGCCTTTCTCAGAATCACATCTTGGAAACCCTCTTAACCCACAAGTCCAACCCCAAATCAGCTTTCAAATTCTTCAAAACCGTTGAGAAAAAACGAGGGTTCGTTAAAACCGTTGATGTTTTCTGTTTATTGATTCATATTCTATCTTCCACCCCAGAAACTTACAGCTCTGTTCGAAATTTACTCAACGTATATGTTTCTAGTGATTCCAGTCCTTCTGCTAAGATACTTGTGGAACAATTGTTGGAGTGTTCAGGAAGGTATGGTTTTGAAACGGATTCGAGGGTTTTTAATTATCTTTTGAATAGTTTTGTTAGAGCTAATAAGATTACAGATGCTGTTGAGTGTTTTAGAACTATGTTAGATCATGATGTGGTTCCTTGGGTTCCGATTATGAATATACTTTTGACTGCGATGGTTAGGAGGAATTTGATTCGGAGTGCACGCGAACTGTTTGATGAAATGGTTGAGAGAGGGATGTATGGTGATTGTTATACTTTGCATGTGGTTATGCGCGCGTGTTTGAAAGAAGGGAAGTTTGAGGAGGCTGGGAAGTTTTTTGAAGAGGCTAAGAGTAGAGGGTTGGTGCTTGATGCGGCTGCGTATAGTATTGTTGTTCAGGCGGTTTGTAAGTTACCGGACGTGAATTTGGCGTGTGGGTTGTTGAAGGAGATGAGGGAGTTGGGGTGGGTGCCGTCTGAGGGTACCTATAGTGCTGTTGTTTTTACTTGTGCAAAGCAGGGAAATGTTAAGGAGGCGTTGAGGGTTATGGATGAGATGGTGAGCGTTGGTTTACCTGTAAATGTGATTGTTGCAAGAAGCTTGATGAAAGCACATTGTGTGCGGGGAGATGTGAATCTTGCACTGAAGTTGTTTGATGAGATTGTTGAAGGTGGTGTTGCTCCTGACGTGATTATGTTCTCGAATTTGATTGATGGGTTCTCTATTATTGGGAATATGGAGAAGGCGTATGAACTTTACAGTCAAATGAAACTTATGGGAATCCAGCCAACTGTCTCAATTTTGAATTCTCTGCTGAAAGGCTTCCGGAAACAAAATTTGCTTGAAAATGCATATAGGTTGCTTGATGAGGCGGTTGAACTTGGTATTGCTAATGTTGTTACTTATAACATTGTTTTAATGTGCCTATGTGAATCCGGTAAGGTTGACGAGGCTTGTAATTTATGGGACAAGATGACGAGTCAGGGTATTACACCTTCATTAGTTTCGTACAACAACTTAATACTTGGTCACTGCAAAAAGGGTTGCATGGATGATGCATATTGTGTGTTGaatgatattcttgaaaggggTTTCAAACCGAATGTGGTTACGTACACTCTTTTAATAGATGGTTTTTTCAAAAAGGGTGACTCGGAGAGAGCCTTTGTTGTGTTTGAGCAAATGAAGGCTGCAAATATTGCACCCACAGACCATACATTTAACACCGCTATAAACGGCTTGTGTAAAACTGGCCGGGTGTCTGAGACATATGACAAGTTGAACAATTTCATCAAGCAGGGTTTTATTCCTACTTCCATTACTTATAACAGCATCATAAATGGATTTGTCAAGGAAGGTGCGATTGATTCTGCAATGTCTGCCTACCGAGAGATGTGCGAAAATGGAATTTCTCCTAATGTTATCACTTATACTAGTTTGATTAATGGATTTTGCAAATGTAATAAAATTGGTATGGCTTTGGAAATGCATAATGAGATGAAATACAAGGGTATGAAATTGGATGTTACTGCATATAGTGCTCTCATTGATGGTTTCTGCAAAATGCAAGACATGGGAAGTGCAAGCAAGTTTCTCGCTGAACTTTTGGACGTTGGTTTGACTCCAAACACAGTTGTCTATAACAGCATGATTAGTGGCTTTCGATATTTGGATAATATGGAAGCAGCGCTTAACTTGCACCAGAAAATGATACAGAATAAGGTTCCATGTGATTTGCAGATATATACCTCATTGATTGGCGGCCTTTTGAAAGAAGGTAAATTGAGTTTCGCTTTAGATCTTTACTCAGAGATGCTTTCCAAGGGTATCGTGCCTGATATCATCATGTATACAGTTCTTATAAATGGACTCTGCAACCATGGACAACTAAAAAATGCAGGCAAGATTCTAA
- the LOC127108476 gene encoding histone H3.2, with translation MARTKQTARKSTGGKAPRKQLATKAARKSAPATGGVKKPHRFRPGTVALREIRKYQKSTELLIRKLPFQRLVREIAQDFKTDLRFQSSAVSALQEAAEAYLVGLFEDTNLCAIHAKRVTIMPKDIQLARRIRGERA, from the coding sequence ATGGCGCGTACAAAACAAACCGCACGCAAATCCACCGGAGGAAAAGCTCCACGGAAGCAACTAGCAACAAAAGCCGCTCGGAAATCCGCTCCGGCGACCGGCGGAGTGAAGAAGCCACACAGATTTCGTCCAGGAACAGTCGCTTTGAGAGAGATCAGGAAGTATCAGAAGAGCACTGAGCTTCTCATAAGGAAGCTTCCGTTTCAAAGATTGGTTAGAGAAATCGCGCAAGATTTCAAAACGGATCTGCGTTTTCAAAGCAGTGCTGTTTCTGCTCTTCAAGAAGCTGCTGAAGCTTATCTTGTTGGTTTGTTTGAGGATACGAATCTTTGCGCTATTCATGCTAAGAGAGTTACTATTATGCCTAAGGATATTCAACTTGCTCGCAGAATCAGAGGCGAGAGAGCTTAG